GCTTTGGGGTCGCTTCGCAACCCAGCGGGGATAAATCCCCTCGCCACAAATGATCTCAAACAGCGGGATAGTTGATTCTGTACCGGGTACTGCGTCCGCCACCGGGCATCCGCGCCAGGCAGCCTTTTTCCAGCAGCTCCGCCAGGTGTCGCGTTGCCGTCGCCTTTGAGACCTTGGCCACGGCCTGGTATTGAGCGGCACTGATCCCCTGTTCGAACCCTTTTTCACCTCCATCGAGTAGCCGGTTAAGCACTTTGGTCTGTTCAGGGGTGAGAGCTGAGGCGCGATGGGCCTGCCAGAACCGTGTCTTGCCCAGATGAATGAGCCGAATAAATCCTCTATTCGGCTCACGCCTTTCTCAGTACGTGATTTCCCACACAGAATCGCGTGTTCCCCGATTGTGAAAAATCCGTCAAATGGCTACTCTTCGCGCCATCTACGGCCCCGTGCGACGGGGCCTCCAGACGAAACCCGAATAATGACAATCAGCGCCGAGGAAGGGCGCCGGGTTGCGTCGTGCATGGCAGGAGGCATACGTGCGTTTTCTTTCTCTATTGATCGGGTTGCTCGGTGCGCCGCTGGCGTGGGCCGCGCCTTCGGCTGAGTTGTCGGAGCCGGTCGGCGGCTGGCGCTACAGCGGCTTGCTCGATCGTACGGAAAACCCGCAAGTCGCCTACCCCACGCCGCCCATCGACCGCGGCGTGCAGCGCAATCGCACGATGATCGAGGGTCGGATCAAGGACATGGGCACGGCGCGCCAACCCCATAGCCTGGCGGTCAACGGCAATCCACTGAATCTCTATACCGACGACGAGGGGCGTTTCGCCCGGCCGTATGCGTTTGGCGCCGGCTCCAACAGCGTCGAGGTGCGCAGCTCCGAAGGCCAGTCCCTCAAGCGCGTGCAATTCTATGAAGCCAATAACCTGCGCACCCCCGCGCAGATCCGCGTGGTGCTGGGCTGGGACGATCCAAAAGCCGAGCTCGACCTGCATATCGTCACACCCGACGGCCAACATGCCTTCTTCGGCCAACCGGCGCTGAGCAATGGCGGCGGCCTCGACCCGGACGGCGTCGATGGTCCCGGCCCCGAGATGTTCACCATGACCGCGCCGATGCACGGCACCTATTTGGTCTACGTGAACTATTGGGGCAACTACGGCAGCGGCGGCTACAACTTCGATGAAACCAGCAACCAGAACGAGGTGATCACCTCGCAGATCAACCTGGTGCTCAACGAAAACACCGTCGATGAAAAACGCGAGACCTTTGTCGTGCCCCTGCGCGCCATTGGCGATCTGTTGCTGGTCAAGACTTTCAACTACTAAGTATCCGCTCCACGGATGAACAGGCCCTAGTGAATATGAGCGACAACACTGCTTCCCCGACCACGCCGACACCTGTCGCCAAACCTGTGCGCCGCTGGCCGGCGATACTGATCGGGCTGTGCCTGGTCGCCGGTGTGGCCGCCGGGTTGGGCTGGTTCATGACCAAGCCCAAGGCGCCGCCGATGGAGCTGGCACTGGAAAAGCTCGGCGTGAGCCGCCCCGACGGTTTGCTCGAAGCGCATTCCCTGAGCCAGTTGCCCAAGGACTTGCTGGCAGTGCCGTTCCTCAAGGCCACGCTCACCGAGGATTTCGTCTTCTATTACGAAGCCCACGCCGACCGCCTCGGGTTGATCGGCAGCCTGCGCCGGATCATCTACGAGCATGACCTCAAGCTGCAGGACAGCCTGATCGAGGCGCTTTTCGACCAACCGGCGGACGTGGCGCTGTGGCGCGGTGCGGACGGTCGGCTCAAGGATTTCCTGTTGGTGATGGATCGCGGCGGCCTGGCCAAGGTGCTGGAGCCGTTGGCGAAAGTCGCCTTGGACGACACCCAGTTGAGCAAGCTCGGCGACTTGAAAGTGGGCGGCGATGAAGTCGCGCTGTACCAGCTCAGTTATAACGCCAGCAAATCCCTGGTCTTCGCCTCCCATGGCGACAAGCTCGTCGTGCTGTCCAACCCGACCAAGCTTTACGACAAGGGCAACGGCCCTACCGATGAACCGGGCATGGTCTCGACCCAGGCCATCGAGGCCTTGCTGGCCGGTGAAAAACTCTTCCCCGAAGCTTTCGGCCTGCCGCCCAAGGCGCCTGAGACCAAGCAACGCATCTCGGTCAATGCCAGCGTGCTTGCCATGGGCTACCAGCGTTTCATCCCGAACTTCGCCGGGTTGCGTTTCGATATGGATGACAAGGGCTGGCACAGCTTCCTGGCCATGGACGAATTGGAAAACCAGCCGGACTTCGACTTCAAGCCAATCTGGCAAGCCATGCCCATGGGCGCCAGCGCCTGTGTCGCCTTGCCGCTGGCGGCGGAGCAGCAGAAGCCGCTGCTGGTTAAACTCGGCGCCGACGACAAGGCCGCCCAGGCCATGGTCGACCACATGGCCGGCGCGGCGGGCCTGTGCTGGTACGCCGACTCACGCCTGTACACGCCGCTGCTGGTGGCAAGTTTGAATGACGACGACGGTAAGCTCGACGCCGACCTGGGCAACCTGTTCGGTTCGATGGTGGGCGCCTACGAAAACAATGTTGCCGAGCACGCGTTCCCGGTGGTCGAGAAGCAAGAAGGCTCGACCCACCATTGGCAGCGCCAGGTCAGTTCCAACTTCGGCCCTTACCTGGCCAAGGACGCCGCGCAACCTGAGTCCATCACCGGCAAGGCGTTCATGCGCGTGAGCCTGGCGCGCCACGGCTCGACGTTGCTGTTCTCCCTCGATGACAAGCTGGTGGACAAGGCCCTCGGCACCCTCGACAAGCGCTTCCCGCCCATGGCCGACGTCGTGCCCAAGGACGTGCTGATGCCGATCTACTTCGGCCCCGATTCCATGGCGCAACTGATGCAGCGCGAAACCCTCGACAGCTTGCCCCAGGACATGGAACCGGTGTTCTACAACGCTGCGCAAACCTACCTGATTCCGAAACTGCGCACCCTCGGCGGCTACGGCAAATACGCCCTGACGTTGCCTGAAGGCAGCGAGCCGGACGGCCATTGGCAGTGGCTGCCGCTGGAATGGAAAGCGCTGTGACAGCACTGATCCGCAACCCGGCGTTGGCGTTGCTACTGGCGTTGCTGCTCGGCGGGCCTGCGCTTGCCGTCGAGGCGCCGCCGCTGGACGCCCAGCAATCCCAGGTCTTTCGCGCCTGGTTCGTGCGCATCGCCCAAGAGCAACTGACCAAAGGCCCGAGCCCGCGATGGTATCAGCAGGATTGCGCCGGGCTGGTGCGTTTCGCCGCCAACGAAGCGCTGAAGGTCCACGATGACAAATGGCTGCGCAGTAATGGCTTGTCCAATCGCTACCTGCCGCCGGAATTGCCCCTGAGCGATGCGCAACGGCGCCTTGCCCAGCAATGGCAGCAGGGTGGCGGCAAGGTCGGGCCCTATGTCAACGCGATCAAGCTGATCCAGTTCAACAGCCGCCTGGTGGGTCGCGATGTCACCCAGGCCCGGCCCGGCGACTTGATGTTCTTCGATCAGGGCGACGACCAGCACCTGATGATCTGGATGGGCCGCTACATCGCCTATCACACCGGCACCGCTACCCCAACTGACAACGGCATGCGCTCCGCAAGCCTGCAACAACTCATGAACTGGAAGGACACCCGATGGATACCCGACGCAGCCAACCCCAACTTCATCGGCGTCTATCGACTCAACTTTCTCACCCAATGACCGGTGCCCGCATGCTGCGCTTGTGTTCGAAACTGCCCCTGCTGTTTGCCTTGTTGCTGGCCCCCCTGGTGAACGCCGAAGACAGCGTGGAGCCCAGCGGCTACACGCCGGTGTCCGGTGAAAGCTTCTTCCTGCTGGCCGACAGCAGCTTTGCCAGCGACGAGCAGGCGATGGTCCGTCTCGAAGCGCCGGGTCGCGATTACCGCCGGTTCCGCATGGAGCCCTACGGCGGCGCCGACATCCGCGTCTATCGCATCGAAAAGCCGCTGGACTTCCTCAAGCGCCAGAAGAACCTGCACCGCGTGGTCAGCGACGGCCAGTTCAAGGGCGAAGGCCTGTCCAACACCCTCGCTTACCTGTGGGACAACTGGTACCGCAAGTCTCGTCGAGTGATGCAACGGGCGTTCTCCTACGAGTCCCGCCAGCAGGTCACCGAAGAAGTGCCGGAACTGAAGATCGGCAATGCCCTGGTTGCGCCGACACCGTACGACGCACCGGCGCAATTCGCCTTGATCCCCGGTTTGCCGGTGGTCAGCCAGTTCCGTTATCCGCTGTGGCAGGCCAAGCCAATCCAGCCGCCAGCCGGGGTCAACCTGGCGGGTTCGTCCAGTGAGTTCGTCAGCGTCGCCCCGGGCAACGTCTATGTGCCGCTGGGCCAGTTGAAGCCAGGCCTGTACCTGGTGGAAGCGCTGATCGGTAAATATCGCGCGACCACCATGGTCTTCGTCTCCAACACCGTGGCCGTGAGCAAGATTGCCGGTGACGAGTTGCTGGTCTGGGCCGCGCGCAAGCATGAAGGCCGTTCGGTGCCCAAGGTCAACGTGTTGTGGACTGACGGCCTGGGCGTGATGAGCAGCGGAGCCACCGATGAAGACGGCCTGCTGCGCCTCAAGCACGTCAGCCCGGAGCGTTCGTTCGTCATCGGTGAAGATGAAGAGGGCGGGGTCTTCGTCTCGGAAAACTTCTACTACGACAGCGAAATCTACGACACCAAGCTCTACGCCTTCACCGACCGGCCGCTGTACCGGCCGGGGGATTGGGTGTCGCTGAAAATCGTTGGCCGTGAGTTCAAGAACGCCCGTGAATCGGTGCAACCGACCGCCGCCGACGTCAACGTCAGCGTGCTCGACGCGACCGGCACCGCGTTGCAAACCCTGGCCTTGAAGCTGGACTCCAAGGCCGGCACCCAGGGCCGTTTCCAACTGCCGGAAAACGCCGTGGCCGGCGGTTATGAGTTGCGCTTGCGCTACAAGGACCAGCTCTACAGCAGCGCCTTCCGCGTGGCTGAATACATCAAGCCGCACTTCGAGATCGCCCTGAACCTCGCCAAGCAGGATTACCGCACCGGTGAGCCGGTCAAAGGCAACCTCGTGTTGCTTTACCCCGACGGCAAGCCGGTGGCGAATGCCAAGGTCAGCCTGAGCCTGCGCGCCCAGCAACTGTCGATGGTCGATAACGAGCTGCAATACCTGGGGCAATTCCCGGTTGAACTGACCAGCAGCGAAGTGACCACCGACGGCAAGGGCAATGCGACCCTCGACCTGCCAGCCGCCGACAAACCGAGCCGCTATACCCTCACGGTGTTCGCCAGCGATGGCGCGGCGTATCGGGTCAAGACCACCAAGGAAATCCTCATCGACCGTGGCGCGGCGAATTTCCGCCTGAGCGCCCCCCAGCGGTTCAGCGCCGCCGGCCAGAAAGTGTCGTTCAGCTACGCCAATGAAGGCGCCAGCGAGCAGAGCAAAGCCGTGACGCCGGGCAGCTATGCCTGGGTACGTTTGGAAGACCAGACCACTGGCGAGGGCAAACTCGCCGCCAAGGACAAGGGCTTCACGCTTACGTTTGACCGTCCCGGCACCTACAACCTGACACTCAAGGACGACCACGGCCGGGTCATCGGCGCCGCGGCCCATGCGGTGACCGGCGAAGGGATCAAGGCGGTACCGGGCACGGTCGAGATCGTCTTCGACAAGCCCGAATACCACACGGGTGACGAAGCGCTGGCGCTGATCACCTTCCCCGAGCCGGTCAGCGACGCGCTGCTGTCCCTGGAGCGGGACAAAGTCGAGGCCACGGCCCTGCTGACCAAGGGCGCCGACTGGCTGAAGATGGAAAAGCTCAGCGATACCCAGTACCGCGCGCGCATTGCCGTGAAAGATAACTTTGCGCCGAACCTGACCTTCTCCGTGCTGTACACCAAGGGCGGCCAGTACAGCTTCCAGAACGCCGGCATCAAGGTCGTTGCGCCGCAGATCGACGTGGCCATCACCACCGATAAAGCCACCTACCGGCCGGGCGACACCGTGACCGTGGACCTGGGCACCCAGTTCGCCGGCAAGGCGATCCCGGCGCACCTGACCGTCAGCGTGGT
The Pseudomonas marvdashtae genome window above contains:
- a CDS encoding DUF1175 domain-containing protein — protein: MESAVTALIRNPALALLLALLLGGPALAVEAPPLDAQQSQVFRAWFVRIAQEQLTKGPSPRWYQQDCAGLVRFAANEALKVHDDKWLRSNGLSNRYLPPELPLSDAQRRLAQQWQQGGGKVGPYVNAIKLIQFNSRLVGRDVTQARPGDLMFFDQGDDQHLMIWMGRYIAYHTGTATPTDNGMRSASLQQLMNWKDTRWIPDAANPNFIGVYRLNFLTQ
- a CDS encoding DUF2138 domain-containing protein, with protein sequence MSDNTASPTTPTPVAKPVRRWPAILIGLCLVAGVAAGLGWFMTKPKAPPMELALEKLGVSRPDGLLEAHSLSQLPKDLLAVPFLKATLTEDFVFYYEAHADRLGLIGSLRRIIYEHDLKLQDSLIEALFDQPADVALWRGADGRLKDFLLVMDRGGLAKVLEPLAKVALDDTQLSKLGDLKVGGDEVALYQLSYNASKSLVFASHGDKLVVLSNPTKLYDKGNGPTDEPGMVSTQAIEALLAGEKLFPEAFGLPPKAPETKQRISVNASVLAMGYQRFIPNFAGLRFDMDDKGWHSFLAMDELENQPDFDFKPIWQAMPMGASACVALPLAAEQQKPLLVKLGADDKAAQAMVDHMAGAAGLCWYADSRLYTPLLVASLNDDDGKLDADLGNLFGSMVGAYENNVAEHAFPVVEKQEGSTHHWQRQVSSNFGPYLAKDAAQPESITGKAFMRVSLARHGSTLLFSLDDKLVDKALGTLDKRFPPMADVVPKDVLMPIYFGPDSMAQLMQRETLDSLPQDMEPVFYNAAQTYLIPKLRTLGGYGKYALTLPEGSEPDGHWQWLPLEWKAL
- a CDS encoding YfaP family protein; this encodes MRFLSLLIGLLGAPLAWAAPSAELSEPVGGWRYSGLLDRTENPQVAYPTPPIDRGVQRNRTMIEGRIKDMGTARQPHSLAVNGNPLNLYTDDEGRFARPYAFGAGSNSVEVRSSEGQSLKRVQFYEANNLRTPAQIRVVLGWDDPKAELDLHIVTPDGQHAFFGQPALSNGGGLDPDGVDGPGPEMFTMTAPMHGTYLVYVNYWGNYGSGGYNFDETSNQNEVITSQINLVLNENTVDEKRETFVVPLRAIGDLLLVKTFNY
- a CDS encoding alpha-2-macroglobulin family protein codes for the protein MTGARMLRLCSKLPLLFALLLAPLVNAEDSVEPSGYTPVSGESFFLLADSSFASDEQAMVRLEAPGRDYRRFRMEPYGGADIRVYRIEKPLDFLKRQKNLHRVVSDGQFKGEGLSNTLAYLWDNWYRKSRRVMQRAFSYESRQQVTEEVPELKIGNALVAPTPYDAPAQFALIPGLPVVSQFRYPLWQAKPIQPPAGVNLAGSSSEFVSVAPGNVYVPLGQLKPGLYLVEALIGKYRATTMVFVSNTVAVSKIAGDELLVWAARKHEGRSVPKVNVLWTDGLGVMSSGATDEDGLLRLKHVSPERSFVIGEDEEGGVFVSENFYYDSEIYDTKLYAFTDRPLYRPGDWVSLKIVGREFKNARESVQPTAADVNVSVLDATGTALQTLALKLDSKAGTQGRFQLPENAVAGGYELRLRYKDQLYSSAFRVAEYIKPHFEIALNLAKQDYRTGEPVKGNLVLLYPDGKPVANAKVSLSLRAQQLSMVDNELQYLGQFPVELTSSEVTTDGKGNATLDLPAADKPSRYTLTVFASDGAAYRVKTTKEILIDRGAANFRLSAPQRFSAAGQKVSFSYANEGASEQSKAVTPGSYAWVRLEDQTTGEGKLAAKDKGFTLTFDRPGTYNLTLKDDHGRVIGAAAHAVTGEGIKAVPGTVEIVFDKPEYHTGDEALALITFPEPVSDALLSLERDKVEATALLTKGADWLKMEKLSDTQYRARIAVKDNFAPNLTFSVLYTKGGQYSFQNAGIKVVAPQIDVAITTDKATYRPGDTVTVDLGTQFAGKAIPAHLTVSVVDEMVYALQPEVAPTIDQFFYHPRRNNVRTSASLSFISYDVALPGSSGAPGKANRSERGVKVLERPRREDVDTAAWQPELVTDANGKARFTFKMPDSLTRWRITAKAIADDGQVGQKKQFIASEKPLYLKWSGPTRFRVGDKPQLGLFVFSQSEKPLKAELLIRYAGAEQRVVADLKSGINYVALPAMELSNGDLTVQLQLNGETQDALAMHLNASGNGWQVTQSQRLDVASGDTPLTLPADASDIRLRLDDSPQALFRSALDDLLSYPYGGVEQTASRLLPLSIAYPTLASNPQIRDRLRLIMQNSRLRLVQMAGPSASFTWWGQDGEPDAFLTAYAYYADWHASQALDLSLPPEHWQRVLEVYAKQAGDTPLLQRALILSFAKQMQLPVNTLLSGLMDDLAKASEDSTESVLDSGEDSLVMYAPDSALGLASARVLTASLAKQAKVPLPAAFSRQADAAQQQLELSSQPFVEALLLSLQSFDQARATALLERVLPQQSTLERALALTWLQRSIEQAAPAVALAPGEGWKAKQGATGETYWQWQGAQLPTMLTLTGAQERPLQAALSFQSQQAPLAPMAVSITRRLSRLVPGDEAFTFKLEAVGNKPLSSDSLYLDEVIINSKAPTPLRYGMLEVPLPPGADVERTTWGIQLMGKADSEPTSLEKARFEPGQMAYAVPVDALSGELRLRHLVRFSQKGQFSVPPVRFTQVYAPQNQAREQKPALGQVTVD